Proteins from a genomic interval of Lelliottia amnigena:
- the nhaB gene encoding sodium/proton antiporter: protein MEISYGRALWRNFLGQSPDWYKLTLLIFLIINPLVFIFQPFMAGWLLVAEFIFTLAMALKCYPLLPGGLLAIEAVVIGMTSAERVKDELATNLEVLLLLMFMVAGIYFMKQLLLFIFTRLLLSIRSKTVLSLSFCMAAAFLSAFLDALTVVAVVISVAVGFYGIYHRVASSSSDNDLQDDSQLDVNKRDVLEQFRAFLRSLMMHAGVGTALGGVMTMVGEPQNLIIAKAAGWNFTEFFLRVAPVSVPVFICGMLTCFLLERTKTFGYGAQLPGPVRDVLQEFDLKSRRQRTRQEKLALIAQGIIGAWLIFALAFHLAEVGLIGLSVIIMATSFTGVTDEHAIGKAFTEALPFTALLAVFFAIVAVIIDQQLFTPIIHFVLQASPDSQLSLFYLFNGLLSSISDNVFVGSVYINEAKTALESGAIDITQFERLAVAINTGTNLPSVATPNGQAAFLFLLTSALAPLIRLSYGRMVWMALPYTLVLTLVGLLCVKFTLIPYTQWFMQIGILAAH from the coding sequence GTGGAAATTTCTTATGGGCGCGCCCTGTGGCGCAATTTTTTAGGCCAGTCACCTGACTGGTACAAACTGACGCTACTTATATTTCTGATTATTAATCCACTGGTGTTTATCTTTCAGCCGTTTATGGCTGGATGGCTGCTGGTCGCCGAATTTATCTTTACGCTGGCGATGGCATTGAAATGTTATCCGTTGCTGCCGGGCGGTCTGCTGGCGATTGAGGCGGTTGTTATCGGCATGACCAGTGCCGAGCGGGTGAAAGACGAACTGGCAACCAACCTTGAAGTACTTTTGCTGCTGATGTTTATGGTGGCAGGGATTTACTTCATGAAGCAGTTATTGCTTTTCATCTTTACCCGCCTGCTGCTGAGTATTCGCTCCAAAACGGTGCTTTCTCTTTCGTTCTGCATGGCTGCTGCATTTCTCTCCGCGTTCCTCGATGCCCTGACCGTGGTAGCCGTGGTCATTAGCGTCGCGGTCGGCTTTTACGGCATTTACCACCGCGTCGCATCGTCCAGTAGCGATAACGATCTTCAGGATGATAGCCAGCTCGACGTCAACAAGCGTGACGTTCTGGAACAATTCCGCGCATTCTTACGCAGTCTGATGATGCACGCAGGCGTTGGGACTGCGTTGGGCGGTGTGATGACGATGGTCGGTGAGCCGCAAAACCTGATTATTGCGAAAGCGGCTGGCTGGAATTTCACCGAGTTCTTTTTGCGCGTTGCGCCCGTCAGCGTGCCGGTGTTTATCTGCGGAATGCTCACCTGTTTCCTGCTTGAAAGGACAAAAACCTTCGGTTACGGCGCGCAGCTTCCTGGACCGGTACGCGACGTGCTTCAGGAATTCGATCTGAAAAGCCGCCGCCAGCGTACTCGTCAGGAAAAGCTGGCGTTGATCGCACAAGGGATTATCGGTGCATGGCTGATCTTCGCCCTGGCGTTTCATTTGGCAGAAGTGGGATTGATTGGCCTGTCGGTCATTATTATGGCGACGTCATTTACGGGCGTGACCGATGAACACGCGATCGGCAAGGCCTTTACCGAAGCGCTGCCCTTCACCGCCCTGCTGGCCGTTTTCTTTGCCATCGTGGCGGTGATCATCGATCAGCAGTTGTTCACGCCCATTATTCACTTTGTGTTGCAGGCTTCGCCAGATTCTCAGCTGTCGCTGTTTTATCTGTTTAATGGTCTGCTGTCGTCGATCTCGGATAACGTGTTTGTCGGTTCGGTGTATATCAATGAAGCGAAAACCGCACTGGAAAGCGGTGCGATTGACATCACTCAATTTGAACGGCTGGCGGTGGCGATAAATACCGGGACTAACCTGCCTTCTGTCGCGACACCGAATGGTCAGGCGGCCTTTTTGTTCCTGTTAACGTCCGCTCTCGCGCCACTCATTCGACTCTCCTACGGAAGAATGGTGTGGATGGCGCTGCCTTATACGCTCGTATTAACGCTGGTAGGTTTGCTGTGCGTCAAATTTACCCTCATTCCTTATACGCAATGGTTCATGCAAATAGGTATACTGGCCGCGCATTAA
- the fadR gene encoding Fatty acid metabolism regulator protein, with the protein MVIKAQSPAGFAEEYIIESIWNNRFAPGTILPAERELSELIGVTRTTLREVLQRLARDGWLTIQHGKPTKVNNFWETSGLNILETLARLDHESVPQLIDNLLSVRTNISTIFIRTAFRQHPDKALEVLATANAIEDHADAFATLDYNIFRGLAFASGNPIYGLIINGMKGLYTRIGRHYFANPEARSLALGFYHKLSELCAEGLHDQVYETVRRYGRDSGEIWHRMQKNLPGDLAIHGH; encoded by the coding sequence ATGGTCATAAAGGCGCAAAGCCCGGCGGGTTTCGCTGAAGAGTACATCATTGAAAGCATCTGGAATAACCGTTTTGCGCCAGGAACGATTCTTCCCGCTGAACGCGAACTCTCTGAACTTATCGGCGTCACACGCACCACCTTACGCGAAGTGTTACAGCGTTTGGCCCGTGATGGCTGGTTGACCATTCAGCACGGCAAACCCACCAAAGTGAACAACTTCTGGGAAACGTCGGGTCTGAATATTCTTGAAACGCTCGCACGCCTCGATCACGAAAGTGTTCCTCAACTGATTGATAATCTGCTGTCAGTGCGCACCAACATCTCGACCATTTTTATTCGCACCGCTTTCCGTCAGCATCCCGATAAGGCGCTGGAAGTGTTGGCAACGGCGAATGCCATTGAAGACCATGCCGATGCCTTTGCGACTCTCGACTACAACATTTTCCGTGGTCTGGCTTTTGCTTCCGGTAATCCCATTTACGGGCTGATCATCAACGGCATGAAAGGGCTGTATACCCGCATTGGTCGTCACTATTTTGCCAATCCGGAAGCCCGTAGCCTGGCGCTCGGTTTCTATCATAAGCTCAGCGAGCTCTGCGCTGAGGGGCTGCACGATCAGGTGTACGAAACGGTCCGTCGTTACGGTCGTGATAGCGGCGAGATCTGGCACCGGATGCAGAAGAATCTGCCCGGTGATTTAGCGATTCACGGGCATTAA
- the dsbB gene encoding disulfide bond formation protein B translates to MLRYLNQCSRGRGAWLLMALTAFALEMVALWFQHVMLLKPCVLCIYERCALFGIMGAGLVGAIAPKSPLRYAGIAIWLYSAWKGIELAWQHTAMQLHPSPFMTCDFAARFPSWLPLDKWLPQVFVASGDCSVRQWEFLTLEMPQWLVGIFVAYFVIALLVLIAQPFKPKQRDLFGRLK, encoded by the coding sequence ATGTTGCGATATTTGAACCAGTGCTCTCGCGGTCGCGGAGCGTGGTTGTTGATGGCCCTGACCGCCTTTGCGCTGGAAATGGTAGCGCTGTGGTTTCAGCATGTGATGTTGCTGAAACCCTGTGTGTTATGTATTTACGAACGTTGTGCGCTTTTCGGCATTATGGGTGCAGGGCTTGTCGGTGCAATTGCCCCGAAATCACCTTTGCGCTATGCCGGGATCGCTATCTGGTTATACAGTGCCTGGAAAGGCATTGAGCTTGCGTGGCAGCACACTGCAATGCAGCTGCATCCTTCGCCGTTCATGACCTGTGACTTCGCCGCTCGCTTCCCGAGCTGGCTGCCGCTGGACAAATGGCTGCCGCAGGTATTTGTTGCTTCAGGTGATTGCTCCGTCCGTCAGTGGGAATTCCTGACGCTGGAGATGCCGCAGTGGCTGGTGGGTATTTTTGTTGCCTACTTCGTCATCGCGCTGCTGGTGCTGATAGCCCAACCTTTCAAGCCGAAACAACGAGACTTGTTTGGACGTTTGAAATAA
- the minD_1 gene encoding cell division inhibitor MinD, with amino-acid sequence MARIIVVTSGKGGVGKTTSSAAIATGLAQKGKKTVVIDFDIGLRNLDLIMGCERRVVYDFVNVIQGDATLNQAMIKDKRTENLFILPASQTRDKDALTREGVEKVLEELKKMEFDFVVCDSPAGIETGALMALYFADEAIITTNPEVSSVRDSDRILGILASKSRRAENGQEPIKEHLLLTRYNPGRVNKGDMLSMEDVLEILRIKLLGVIPEDQSVLRASNQGEPVILDIMADAGKAYADTVDRLLGEERPFRFIEEEKKGFLKRLFGG; translated from the coding sequence ATGGCACGCATTATTGTTGTGACTTCGGGTAAAGGAGGCGTTGGCAAGACCACCTCCAGCGCGGCCATCGCTACTGGTTTGGCCCAGAAGGGAAAGAAAACCGTTGTTATCGATTTCGATATCGGCCTGCGTAATCTGGATTTGATTATGGGCTGCGAGCGTCGCGTCGTGTATGACTTCGTCAACGTCATTCAAGGCGATGCCACGTTAAACCAGGCGATGATTAAAGATAAGCGCACCGAGAATCTCTTTATCCTGCCTGCTTCTCAGACGCGTGATAAAGACGCCCTGACTCGTGAAGGCGTTGAAAAAGTGCTCGAAGAACTGAAGAAAATGGAATTCGATTTCGTTGTCTGTGATTCCCCTGCAGGTATCGAAACCGGTGCGTTGATGGCGCTCTACTTCGCTGATGAAGCGATCATCACCACCAACCCTGAAGTGTCGTCCGTACGTGACTCTGACCGAATCCTGGGTATTCTGGCGTCCAAATCCCGCCGTGCGGAAAATGGTCAGGAACCCATTAAAGAACACCTGCTGCTGACCCGTTATAATCCGGGTCGTGTCAATAAAGGTGACATGCTTAGCATGGAAGACGTACTCGAGATCCTGCGTATCAAACTGCTTGGCGTGATTCCGGAAGATCAATCCGTGTTGCGCGCCTCTAACCAGGGTGAGCCTGTGATCCTCGACATCATGGCAGACGCGGGTAAAGCCTACGCTGATACCGTTGACCGTCTGTTGGGAGAAGAACGTCCTTTCCGCTTCATTGAAGAAGAGAAGAAAGGTTTCCTCAAACGCCTGTTCGGAGGATAA
- the ycgB_1 gene encoding protein YcgB — protein MATIDSMNKDSTRLSDGPDWTFELLDVYLAEIDRVAKLYRLDTYPHQIEVITSEQMMDAYSSVGMPINYPHWSFGKKFIETERLYKHGQQGLAYEIVINSNPCIAYLMEENTITMQALVMAHACYGHNSFFKNNYLFRSWTDASSIVDYLIFARKYITECEERYGVDEVEKLLDSCHALMNYGVDRYKRPQKISLQEEKARQKSREEYLQSQVNMLWRTLPKREEEKTVAEARRYPSEPQENILYFMEKNAPLLEPWQREILRIVRKVSQYFYPQKQTQVMNEGWATFWHYTILNHLYDEGKVTERFMLEFLHSHTNVVFQPPYNSPWYSGINPYALGFAMFQDIKRICQSPTEEDKYWFPDIAGVRLAGNAAFCDARL, from the coding sequence ATGGCTACCATTGATTCGATGAACAAGGACAGCACACGTCTCAGCGATGGACCCGACTGGACTTTTGAATTACTCGATGTTTACCTGGCCGAGATTGACCGGGTGGCCAAACTGTATCGGCTGGATACCTACCCCCATCAGATTGAAGTCATTACTTCCGAACAGATGATGGACGCCTATTCCAGCGTCGGGATGCCAATCAACTATCCTCACTGGTCGTTCGGCAAAAAATTTATTGAAACCGAGCGGCTTTACAAACATGGTCAGCAAGGGCTGGCGTATGAAATTGTTATCAACTCAAACCCGTGTATTGCCTATCTGATGGAAGAAAATACCATCACTATGCAAGCGCTGGTGATGGCGCATGCCTGTTACGGGCATAACTCTTTTTTCAAGAATAACTATCTGTTCCGCAGCTGGACTGACGCCAGCTCCATTGTCGATTATCTGATTTTCGCGCGGAAATACATTACCGAGTGCGAAGAGCGCTACGGCGTGGATGAAGTGGAAAAACTGCTCGACTCCTGCCATGCGCTGATGAATTACGGTGTCGATCGCTATAAGCGCCCGCAAAAAATCTCTCTGCAGGAAGAAAAAGCGCGGCAGAAAAGCCGTGAAGAGTATCTGCAAAGCCAGGTGAATATGCTGTGGCGTACCCTGCCGAAACGCGAAGAAGAAAAAACCGTTGCCGAAGCGCGGCGTTATCCTTCCGAGCCGCAGGAGAACATTCTCTACTTTATGGAAAAAAACGCGCCGCTGCTGGAACCCTGGCAGCGTGAAATCCTGCGCATCGTGCGTAAGGTGAGCCAGTATTTCTATCCGCAGAAACAGACGCAGGTGATGAATGAGGGGTGGGCGACGTTCTGGCACTACACCATTCTTAATCATCTGTACGACGAAGGGAAAGTGACCGAGCGTTTTATGCTGGAGTTCCTGCACAGTCACACCAACGTGGTGTTCCAGCCGCCTTACAACAGCCCGTGGTATAGCGGGATAAATCCGTATGCGCTCGGGTTTGCGATGTTCCAGGACATCAAACGCATTTGTCAGTCGCCGACGGAAGAGGATAAATACTGGTTCCCGGATATTGCCGGGGTCAGACTGGCTGGAAACGCTGCATTTTGCGATGCGCGACTTTAA
- the dadX gene encoding alanine racemase, whose protein sequence is MSRPILAQLDLQALKNNLQIVRRAAPGSRVWSVVKANGYGHGIESIWSALSATDGFALLNLEEAILLRERGWKGPILLLEGFFNADELPLLDKYRLTTSVHSNWQIKALQNAKLHSPLDIYLKMNSGMNRLGFQPERVNTVWQQLRGIKNVGEMTLMAHFADAEKPDGITDAMARIEQAAEGLDCARSLSNSAATLWHPEAHYQWVRPGIVLYGASPSGQWQDIANSGLKPVMTLRSEIIGIQTLKAGDTVGYGSRYRSTGEQRIGIVAGGYADGYPRLAPTGTPVWIDGVRTGTVGTISMDMMAVDLTPCPQAGIGSPVELWGNEVKVDDVASAAGTVGYELLTALAPRVPVVTV, encoded by the coding sequence ATGTCCCGTCCTATTCTGGCTCAGCTGGATTTGCAGGCCCTGAAAAACAACCTGCAGATAGTCCGCCGTGCTGCGCCAGGCTCTCGCGTTTGGTCGGTCGTAAAAGCCAACGGCTACGGCCACGGAATTGAATCCATCTGGAGCGCGCTAAGTGCCACTGATGGTTTTGCTTTACTGAATCTGGAAGAGGCGATCCTGCTGCGTGAGCGCGGCTGGAAAGGTCCGATTCTGCTGCTGGAAGGCTTCTTTAATGCCGACGAACTGCCGCTGCTGGATAAGTATCGTCTGACCACCAGCGTGCACAGCAACTGGCAAATCAAGGCGCTGCAAAATGCGAAACTGCATTCGCCGCTCGATATTTACCTCAAAATGAACAGCGGCATGAATCGCCTGGGTTTCCAGCCCGAACGCGTTAATACGGTCTGGCAACAGCTGCGTGGAATCAAAAATGTCGGTGAAATGACGCTGATGGCGCACTTCGCTGACGCCGAAAAGCCTGACGGTATTACGGATGCCATGGCGCGGATTGAGCAGGCGGCAGAAGGGCTGGACTGCGCGCGTTCGCTGTCGAACTCGGCGGCGACGCTGTGGCATCCGGAAGCGCATTATCAATGGGTGCGGCCGGGAATTGTGCTGTACGGCGCGTCGCCGTCCGGTCAGTGGCAGGACATCGCCAACAGCGGGCTCAAACCGGTCATGACCTTGCGTAGCGAAATCATTGGCATCCAGACGCTGAAAGCGGGGGATACCGTGGGGTACGGCAGCCGTTACCGCTCAACGGGCGAGCAGCGCATTGGGATTGTGGCTGGGGGGTATGCTGACGGCTATCCACGCCTTGCGCCGACCGGTACGCCCGTGTGGATTGACGGCGTACGCACTGGCACCGTTGGCACGATTTCGATGGACATGATGGCGGTAGATTTGACGCCGTGCCCGCAGGCAGGTATCGGTTCACCGGTCGAACTGTGGGGCAACGAGGTGAAAGTCGATGACGTTGCCTCGGCGGCGGGCACGGTCGGATATGAACTGTTAACGGCTCTGGCCCCCCGCGTCCCTGTTGTAACGGTGTAA
- the ycgL gene encoding protein YcgL — MGVFDILALLNLLLIAAHSPRYYEEYQACYSHWYIEASNHPLIQSKKMFCVIYRSAKRDQTYLYVEKRDDFSRVPEELMKGFGTPQLAMLLPLDGRKQLVNADLEKVKTALKDQGYYLQLPPPPENLLKQHLEGEGKK; from the coding sequence ATGGGCGTGTTTGACATCCTGGCCTTACTCAATTTGCTGTTAATCGCAGCACATTCGCCGCGATATTACGAAGAGTATCAGGCATGTTATAGTCACTGGTATATTGAGGCAAGCAACCACCCGTTAATTCAGAGTAAAAAAATGTTTTGTGTGATCTATCGAAGTGCTAAACGCGACCAGACCTATCTTTATGTCGAAAAGAGAGACGATTTTTCCCGAGTGCCTGAAGAATTAATGAAAGGTTTCGGTACGCCGCAGCTGGCGATGCTGTTGCCGCTGGACGGGCGCAAACAGTTGGTTAACGCCGATCTGGAAAAAGTCAAAACGGCATTGAAAGATCAGGGCTATTATTTACAGCTTCCGCCACCGCCTGAGAATTTATTAAAACAGCATCTCGAAGGCGAAGGGAAAAAATAA
- the ycgM_2 gene encoding fumarylacetoacetate (FAA) hydrolase: MYQHHNWQGALLDYPVSKVVCVGSNYAKHIQEMGSAVPDEPVLFIKPETALCDIRQPLALPQGLGRFIMKLSWLC, from the coding sequence ATGTATCAGCATCATAACTGGCAAGGCGCATTACTGGATTATCCTGTGAGCAAAGTCGTTTGTGTTGGCAGTAATTATGCGAAGCACATTCAGGAAATGGGCAGTGCCGTGCCAGACGAGCCGGTTTTGTTTATCAAACCCGAAACCGCACTGTGTGATATTCGCCAGCCGCTGGCGTTGCCGCAGGGGCTGGGTCGGTTCATCATGAAGTTGAGCTGGCTGTGCTGA
- the ycgM_1 gene encoding fumarylacetoacetate (FAA) hydrolase: MLIGATLRQASEAHVQKAIAGYGIALDLTLRDVQGKMKKAGQPWEKAKGFDNSCPISGFIPTADFKADPQNTSLSLKVNGDIRQQGNTADMIHKILPLIAYMSRYFTLKPGDVILTGTPEGVGPLNSGDELDIEFNGQSVKTRVL; the protein is encoded by the coding sequence GTGCTGATTGGCGCAACGCTGCGCCAGGCCTCCGAAGCACATGTGCAGAAAGCGATTGCGGGATACGGCATTGCGCTGGATCTGACGCTTCGCGATGTGCAGGGCAAAATGAAGAAAGCCGGGCAACCTTGGGAAAAGGCCAAAGGGTTTGATAATTCTTGCCCGATTTCAGGTTTTATCCCGACGGCTGATTTTAAAGCCGATCCGCAGAACACGTCGCTCAGCTTGAAAGTGAACGGCGATATCCGCCAGCAGGGCAACACGGCCGATATGATCCATAAAATTCTGCCGCTCATTGCCTACATGAGCCGCTACTTCACCCTTAAACCGGGCGATGTCATTCTCACCGGCACCCCTGAAGGGGTCGGTCCGCTGAACAGCGGCGATGAACTTGACATCGAATTCAACGGCCAGTCCGTTAAAACCCGCGTGCTGTAA
- the dadA_1 gene encoding D-amino acid dehydrogenase small subunit, whose product MKCGDEVIKADSYVMAFGSYSTAMLKGLLDIPVYPLKGYSLTIPVKEDNGAPVSTILDETYKIAITRFDNRIRVGGMAEIVGFNTELLQPRRETLEMVVRDLFPRGGFVEQATFWTGLRPMTPDGTPIVGRTPFKNLWTNTGHGTLGWTMACGSGQLLSDLISGRTPAIPFDDLSAARYQSGFTPSRPQHLHGAHN is encoded by the coding sequence GTGAAATGTGGCGATGAAGTGATTAAAGCCGACAGTTACGTCATGGCGTTTGGCTCGTACTCCACTGCGATGCTGAAGGGATTGCTGGATATTCCGGTCTACCCCCTTAAGGGGTATTCGCTCACAATCCCGGTCAAAGAGGATAACGGCGCGCCAGTTTCAACTATCCTTGATGAAACTTACAAAATCGCCATTACCCGCTTTGATAACCGAATTCGCGTGGGCGGCATGGCTGAAATTGTCGGTTTTAATACGGAATTGCTGCAACCGCGCCGCGAAACCCTGGAAATGGTGGTACGCGATCTCTTCCCACGAGGAGGATTTGTCGAACAAGCCACTTTCTGGACCGGATTGCGTCCGATGACCCCGGACGGCACGCCTATTGTCGGGCGCACGCCGTTTAAGAACTTATGGACCAATACGGGGCACGGAACGCTGGGCTGGACGATGGCCTGCGGCTCAGGACAGTTGCTCAGTGATTTGATTTCGGGCCGTACGCCGGCGATTCCGTTCGATGATCTAAGCGCTGCGCGCTACCAGTCGGGTTTTACGCCATCCCGCCCACAGCATTTGCACGGCGCGCATAATTAA
- the ycgN gene encoding protein YcgN yields the protein MSEIPFWQSKTLDEMTDVEWESLCDGCGQCCLHKLMDEDSDEIYFTNVACKQLNIKTCQCRNYERRFEYEPDCIKLTRDNLPTFEWLPHTCAYRLLAEGRNCRPGIRCSPVQKWRCMANVYLFDILR from the coding sequence ATGAGCGAAATCCCTTTCTGGCAAAGCAAAACTCTCGACGAAATGACCGACGTGGAGTGGGAATCGCTGTGTGACGGCTGCGGACAATGCTGCCTGCATAAGTTGATGGATGAGGACTCCGACGAAATCTATTTTACCAACGTCGCGTGCAAGCAGTTGAATATCAAAACCTGCCAGTGCCGTAACTACGAGCGTCGTTTTGAGTATGAGCCTGATTGCATCAAGCTGACCCGCGATAATCTCCCGACGTTTGAGTGGTTGCCGCACACCTGCGCCTATCGCCTGCTGGCCGAGGGAAGGAATTGCCGACCTGGCATCCGCTGCTCACCGGTTCAAAAGTGGCGATGCATGGCGAACGTATATCTGTTCGACATATTGCGGTGA
- the minC gene encoding septum formation inhibitor: protein MMQNPRFIRQALEDKIAEAPAFLKHAPVVVNVSGLDAPVNWQHLQQAVSSTGLRIVGISGCKDARLKNEIERAGLPLLNEGKEKTARSAPKEAPTPPPQTQTVTPVTKTRMIDVPVRSGQRIYAPNCDLIVTSHVSAGAELIADGNIHVYGMMRGRALAGASGDRDAQIFCTHLTAELVSIAGEYWLSDKIPAEFYGKAARLLLAENALTVQPLN, encoded by the coding sequence ATGATGCAAAACCCGAGGTTTATTCGTCAGGCGTTAGAAGACAAAATCGCAGAGGCCCCTGCTTTTCTTAAACACGCCCCCGTGGTGGTGAACGTCAGTGGTCTGGATGCGCCGGTAAACTGGCAGCATCTTCAGCAGGCGGTTTCATCAACCGGTCTGCGGATTGTGGGCATCAGTGGCTGTAAAGATGCCCGATTAAAAAATGAAATCGAGCGCGCGGGTCTGCCCCTACTGAATGAAGGGAAAGAAAAAACGGCGCGTTCTGCGCCAAAAGAAGCCCCAACGCCCCCGCCGCAAACGCAAACTGTAACGCCTGTCACAAAAACGCGAATGATTGATGTGCCGGTTCGTTCCGGTCAGCGCATTTATGCACCAAACTGTGATCTGATTGTGACAAGCCACGTTAGCGCTGGCGCAGAGCTTATCGCCGATGGCAATATCCATGTCTACGGCATGATGAGAGGCCGCGCGCTGGCAGGAGCCAGTGGCGATCGGGATGCGCAAATTTTTTGTACCCATCTGACGGCGGAACTGGTTTCCATCGCAGGTGAATATTGGCTGAGCGATAAAATCCCAGCTGAATTTTATGGCAAAGCGGCCCGTCTGTTACTGGCAGAGAACGCTTTGACTGTTCAACCGTTGAATTGA
- the minE gene encoding cell division topological specificity factor MinE yields MALLDFFLSRKKSTANIAKERLQIIVAERRRSDAEPHYLPQLRKDILEVICKYVQIDPEMVTVQLEQKDGDISILELNVTLPEAEESRP; encoded by the coding sequence ATGGCATTACTGGACTTTTTTCTCTCGCGGAAAAAAAGCACCGCTAACATCGCAAAAGAGCGACTGCAAATTATCGTCGCGGAGCGTCGCCGCAGCGATGCGGAACCGCACTATTTGCCGCAGCTGCGCAAAGATATCCTGGAAGTGATTTGTAAGTACGTGCAGATCGACCCGGAGATGGTCACCGTGCAGCTTGAGCAAAAGGACGGAGATATTTCGATTCTGGAGCTGAACGTCACGCTGCCAGAAGCAGAAGAGTCGCGTCCCTAG
- the dadA_2 gene encoding D-amino acid dehydrogenase small subunit has product MRVVVLGSGVVGVTSAWYLSQAGHEVTVIDREPGSALETSAANAGQISPGYAAPWAAPGVPLKAIKWMFQRHAPLAISLDGTPSQLKWMWQMLRNCDTRHYMENKGRMVRLAEYSRDCLKTLRASTGIEYEGRQGGTLQLFRTAQQYENATRDIAVLEDAGVPYQLLEASQLAQVEPALAEVAHKLTGGCAFQMTKPATASSSPSVWRRCASRLASRFATTRPSINCCLKAEKSTA; this is encoded by the coding sequence ATGCGTGTTGTCGTCCTGGGAAGTGGAGTCGTTGGCGTGACCAGCGCCTGGTATTTAAGTCAGGCTGGACATGAGGTGACCGTCATTGACCGTGAGCCGGGATCCGCGCTTGAGACCAGTGCAGCGAATGCCGGGCAGATCTCTCCCGGTTATGCTGCGCCGTGGGCAGCACCAGGCGTTCCGTTAAAAGCCATTAAATGGATGTTCCAGCGTCATGCGCCGCTGGCGATCAGTCTTGATGGGACGCCGTCCCAGCTCAAGTGGATGTGGCAGATGCTACGCAACTGCGACACTCGCCATTACATGGAAAACAAAGGCCGCATGGTCCGTCTGGCGGAGTACAGTCGCGACTGTCTGAAAACCCTGCGTGCATCAACGGGAATTGAGTACGAAGGGCGTCAGGGGGGCACGCTGCAGTTGTTCCGCACCGCGCAGCAATACGAAAACGCCACGCGCGATATTGCCGTGCTTGAAGATGCCGGCGTGCCTTATCAACTCCTCGAGGCGAGCCAACTGGCACAGGTGGAACCGGCGCTGGCCGAAGTGGCGCACAAGCTGACCGGCGGCTGCGCCTTCCAAATGACGAAACCGGCGACTGCCAGCTCTTCACCCAGCGTCTGGCGAAGATGTGCGAGCAGGCTGGCGTCACGTTTCGCTACAACACGCCCGTCGATAAATTGCTGTCTGAAGGCGGAAAAATCTACGGCGTGA
- the ycgB_2 gene encoding protein YcgB produces the protein MRDFKDESFISQFMSPKIMRDFRFFTVLDDDHNNYLEISAIHNEEGYREIRSRLSSQYNLSNLEPNIQVWNVDLRGDRSLTLRYIPHNRAPLDKGRKEVLKHVHRLWGFDVMMEQQNEDGSVELLERCPARTNSL, from the coding sequence ATGCGCGACTTTAAAGACGAGAGCTTTATTAGCCAGTTTATGTCGCCAAAAATCATGCGTGACTTCCGCTTCTTTACGGTGCTGGATGACGATCACAACAACTATCTTGAGATCTCAGCGATTCACAATGAAGAGGGTTACCGTGAAATCCGCTCGCGCCTGTCCTCACAGTATAACTTGAGCAATCTGGAGCCGAATATTCAGGTCTGGAATGTGGATCTCCGCGGCGATCGTTCCTTAACGCTCCGCTATATTCCGCATAACCGCGCCCCGCTGGATAAAGGACGCAAAGAGGTGCTCAAGCATGTTCATCGTCTGTGGGGTTTTGACGTGATGATGGAACAGCAAAACGAAGATGGTAGCGTGGAATTATTAGAACGTTGCCCGGCGCGTACTAACTCTCTTTAA